In Polynucleobacter arcticus, the following proteins share a genomic window:
- a CDS encoding antitoxin VbhA family protein, with product MPVKLATQQHFRQYIASNAMASARIEGITLTEQFQKSLADYVSDKKSIAELIKEAKQRYAINPVR from the coding sequence ATGCCAGTAAAGCTTGCCACTCAACAACATTTTCGCCAATACATTGCTTCCAACGCTATGGCCTCCGCTCGCATCGAAGGTATTACCCTGACTGAGCAGTTTCAGAAAAGCCTAGCTGATTATGTGTCTGACAAAAAGAGCATTGCAGAACTGATAAAAGAAGCTAAGCAACGTTATGCTATAAATCCAGTCAGATGA
- a CDS encoding zeta toxin family protein — protein sequence MTPAMSKKIIIIAGPNGAGKTTFAKNFLPKEALTFRFINADLIAAGLAPFNPESVSFKAARLMLNELDEYTKAGESFAFETTLSGTHYLQRIEEWKDLGYAIKLWFIALSSPELAISRVAERVAQGGHNIPEEVIRRRYKAGLDNLSKYQKVVKSWVLLNGDKTPPEQINQG from the coding sequence ATGACACCTGCAATGAGTAAAAAAATTATTATTATTGCCGGGCCTAATGGGGCCGGTAAAACAACTTTTGCCAAGAACTTTTTGCCCAAAGAGGCGCTTACATTTCGCTTTATCAATGCCGATCTGATTGCTGCTGGTTTGGCTCCATTTAATCCTGAATCTGTTTCATTTAAAGCTGCGCGCTTAATGCTAAATGAGTTAGACGAATACACCAAAGCTGGTGAGAGCTTTGCCTTTGAAACAACTTTATCCGGAACCCATTACCTTCAACGTATTGAGGAGTGGAAAGATTTGGGCTATGCCATAAAGCTCTGGTTTATTGCACTAAGCTCCCCTGAATTAGCCATTTCTCGTGTAGCAGAGCGTGTGGCTCAAGGAGGACACAATATTCCTGAAGAGGTTATTCGTAGGCGTTACAAAGCGGGATTGGATAATCTATCTAAATATCAAAAAGTTGTAAAATCATGGGTATTGTTAAATGGTGACAAAACACCACCCGAACAAATAAATCAAGGTTAG
- a CDS encoding class I SAM-dependent methyltransferase has product MSNLHNLLDKFKLISQKNITHYDQNAVSYDEGTQGHDVSQNIHALLRAIQTEPPFQILDFGCGPGRDMQTLTKLGHIVTGLEGSQQAAQIARTKSGCEVMVQDFFNLNLPENTFDGIFANASLFHVPNHLLPKVLGDLRASLKPNGILFSSNPRGNNQESWYGDRFGSYHDLEGWRSFMTNAKFTEVEHYYRPSGVPFEQQPWLASVWRK; this is encoded by the coding sequence ATGTCTAATCTTCACAATCTTTTGGATAAATTTAAGCTGATTTCCCAAAAAAATATTACCCATTATGACCAGAATGCCGTTTCTTATGATGAGGGCACGCAAGGTCATGATGTCAGTCAAAATATCCACGCCCTACTAAGAGCCATCCAAACTGAGCCGCCTTTTCAGATTCTTGATTTTGGATGTGGCCCGGGAAGAGACATGCAGACCTTGACTAAGCTTGGTCATATCGTTACCGGTCTTGAAGGAAGCCAACAAGCCGCTCAAATAGCCAGAACGAAAAGTGGTTGTGAAGTAATGGTGCAAGACTTTTTCAACTTAAATTTGCCAGAGAATACCTTTGATGGCATTTTTGCTAATGCTTCACTATTCCATGTACCCAATCATCTGTTACCCAAAGTACTGGGTGATTTACGGGCTTCTTTAAAACCCAATGGCATTCTGTTTAGCTCAAACCCTAGAGGGAATAACCAAGAAAGTTGGTACGGAGATCGCTTTGGTTCGTATCACGATCTAGAAGGCTGGAGATCTTTTATGACAAATGCAAAATTTACCGAAGTTGAACACTACTATCGACCCAGCGGAGTGCCATTTGAACAACAGCCCTGGTTAGCGAGTGTTTGGAGAAAATAA
- a CDS encoding fasciclin domain-containing protein: MKKLLTAVVLALAITSAQAADIVNSAIDAGNFKTLVAALKAADLVDTLKGTGPFTVFAPTDEAFAKIPKAKLDALLKDKAQLTKVLTYHVVAGKVMAKDVKPGKVKTLEGESITIADKNGVLMVNNAKILKTDIVADNGVIHAIDTVLMPK, from the coding sequence ATGAAAAAACTTCTCACAGCAGTAGTCCTCGCATTGGCCATTACTTCTGCCCAGGCAGCCGATATTGTCAATTCCGCAATTGATGCAGGTAATTTTAAGACACTAGTTGCTGCTCTCAAAGCTGCCGATTTAGTGGACACTCTTAAAGGTACGGGTCCATTTACTGTATTTGCCCCAACTGACGAAGCCTTTGCAAAAATCCCTAAAGCAAAGTTAGATGCCCTATTAAAAGATAAAGCTCAGCTCACTAAAGTGCTGACTTATCACGTAGTGGCAGGAAAAGTGATGGCCAAGGATGTCAAGCCAGGGAAAGTCAAAACTCTGGAAGGTGAATCAATCACGATCGCTGACAAAAATGGCGTCCTGATGGTCAATAATGCAAAGATCTTAAAGACCGATATCGTTGCTGACAATGGAGTAATCCATGCCATTGATACCGTGTTGATGCCTAAGTAA
- a CDS encoding fasciclin domain-containing protein, whose translation MTNIVDTAIAAGNFKTLATALTAADLISTLQGPGPFTVFAPTDEAFAKIPKEKLDALLKDKAALTKVLTYHVVSGKVMAHDVKAGPCKTVQGDDIAVTVDNGKVKVDSANVTKTDIVADNGVIHVIDAVLMPK comes from the coding sequence ATGACTAATATCGTAGATACAGCTATTGCAGCAGGTAACTTTAAAACTCTGGCAACTGCACTAACGGCAGCCGATTTGATTTCTACTCTACAAGGCCCAGGCCCCTTTACCGTATTTGCACCTACCGACGAGGCCTTTGCAAAGATACCCAAAGAGAAATTGGATGCCTTGCTAAAGGATAAAGCGGCACTGACCAAGGTTCTGACTTATCACGTGGTCTCAGGTAAGGTAATGGCTCATGATGTCAAAGCAGGCCCATGCAAAACAGTTCAGGGCGATGATATTGCCGTTACTGTTGACAATGGCAAAGTGAAGGTTGATTCAGCCAATGTTACTAAGACCGATATTGTTGCTGACAATGGCGTAATACATGTGATTGATGCAGTTTTAATGCCTAAGTAA
- a CDS encoding ice-binding family protein, with translation MKAKNYYWGCISTALTLLVSVSLVGCSGGGGDSASGGGSTAGSASSIAAFSINGQTGTVNQATNSIAVTVPNGTPLNSLIATFTATGSVVKVGGTTQVSGVTSNNFTTPVAYVVTAANGATTTYQVTVTAASMTAKAITNYSLNGVVGTINSVAKTINVVMPTGTSLNALTATFTATGSGITIASTPQVSGVTSNNFTNPVSYLVTAADSSTETYSVTVIVAAATSKALTSYSLNGVSGTINQATQNIVVAMPSGTAVNALIASFNTTGSSVSISGVTQASGATINNFTNPVAYVVTAADLSTASYTVTVTVAGAGPAPVALGNVGSFVLFADSGMSSSPDSAITGDVGVGPSVTSTAITTGFTLTLPAGGAFATAPQVTGNVYAVDYADPTPVFIVSASNDMLTAYNDAAGRPNPIILASSDLSGLTLAPGLYSSPVSLNLLANTTLTLNGGPNDVWIIQVAGGVTTGAVSQVLLTGGAVSRNVFWQIQTSLSVGASSSFSGVVLTGTTAIIGANSTVNGRLLSQTAITMDADTITQPAQ, from the coding sequence ATGAAAGCTAAAAACTATTATTGGGGGTGCATCAGCACCGCATTAACACTCTTGGTCAGCGTCAGTCTAGTTGGATGTAGTGGCGGTGGCGGTGATTCTGCATCAGGGGGTGGAAGTACAGCCGGCTCTGCTTCATCAATCGCTGCTTTTTCAATTAATGGTCAAACTGGTACCGTTAATCAAGCCACGAACTCAATTGCGGTGACTGTGCCAAATGGTACACCTTTAAATTCCTTGATTGCCACATTCACTGCTACGGGATCAGTCGTTAAAGTAGGTGGGACCACTCAGGTCAGTGGTGTAACTAGCAATAACTTTACTACGCCAGTAGCTTATGTGGTGACTGCCGCAAATGGTGCCACCACCACTTACCAGGTTACGGTAACGGCGGCATCGATGACAGCAAAAGCAATCACAAACTATTCCTTAAATGGTGTTGTCGGCACAATTAATAGCGTGGCTAAAACGATCAATGTCGTGATGCCTACGGGCACATCTCTAAATGCATTAACTGCGACATTCACCGCTACAGGTTCAGGCATCACAATAGCCAGTACTCCTCAGGTCAGTGGTGTAACTAGTAATAACTTTACTAATCCAGTGTCATATCTGGTTACTGCAGCCGATTCATCTACTGAAACCTATTCAGTAACTGTAATAGTTGCCGCAGCCACCTCAAAAGCATTAACAAGCTATTCCTTAAATGGAGTTTCTGGCACGATCAATCAGGCAACACAAAATATCGTCGTAGCCATGCCTTCTGGAACTGCTGTTAATGCATTGATTGCTTCCTTCAATACAACGGGGTCGAGCGTCTCAATATCGGGTGTTACCCAGGCAAGTGGAGCAACGATCAATAACTTTACCAATCCAGTGGCATATGTAGTCACTGCGGCTGATTTATCTACTGCAAGCTATACGGTAACTGTCACTGTAGCCGGTGCAGGACCAGCACCTGTAGCGTTGGGCAATGTAGGTAGTTTTGTACTGTTTGCTGATTCGGGCATGTCCAGTAGTCCAGACTCGGCAATTACAGGTGACGTAGGTGTGGGGCCAAGTGTGACTTCAACGGCAATTACTACTGGATTTACATTGACACTACCAGCGGGTGGGGCATTCGCAACAGCACCCCAAGTAACAGGCAATGTCTATGCTGTTGACTATGCTGATCCTACGCCTGTGTTTATCGTCAGTGCATCAAACGATATGCTTACCGCATACAACGATGCGGCTGGACGTCCTAATCCTATTATTCTAGCTAGCTCAGATCTAAGTGGCTTGACTCTTGCTCCCGGACTATATAGCTCTCCTGTTAGCTTAAACTTATTGGCAAATACAACCCTGACATTAAATGGTGGCCCAAATGACGTATGGATCATACAAGTTGCTGGAGGTGTGACCACTGGGGCAGTTAGTCAGGTTCTTTTGACTGGTGGCGCGGTAAGTCGGAACGTATTTTGGCAAATACAAACATCGCTTTCGGTTGGAGCATCCTCTTCATTTAGCGGTGTGGTATTGACTGGAACTACCGCAATCATTGGGGCAAATTCGACGGTGAATGGCAGGTTGCTATCCCAGACTGCGATCACAATGGATGCAGATACGATTACACAGCCGGCGCAGTAA
- a CDS encoding HD-GYP domain-containing protein, with translation MTDKKNAADLLRQSGLRYRRLFESAQDGILILDFLTGIIQDANPFIVNLLGFSREELIGKELWEIGAVVDRLAALKAFAVLQDAGYLRYEDLPLRAKDGHLINVEVVSNAYGVNGERVIQCNIRDITDRKLLAAERLEYLHSVNTSMGEMVEALSNVIVARDPYTSGHQKRVASLSVAIGNMLNIPWHSLEGVRMAALLHDIGKISIPAEILIKSTALSNFEIAMLQNHAQAGYDILKNIHFPWNIAQTVLQHHERLDGSGYPNGLKGDSICQEARIIGVADTVEAMSSDRPYRKGKGIDVALEEITKGSGKQFDPEVVAACIKVFKEEDYVFPSLSISD, from the coding sequence ATGACAGATAAAAAGAATGCTGCTGATTTACTGAGGCAATCTGGACTTCGTTATCGACGTCTTTTTGAGTCCGCTCAAGATGGAATATTGATTCTGGACTTCCTCACGGGGATCATTCAGGATGCGAACCCCTTTATCGTCAATTTGCTCGGGTTTAGTCGGGAAGAGTTGATTGGCAAGGAGTTGTGGGAAATCGGTGCTGTAGTTGACAGACTTGCCGCCCTCAAAGCCTTTGCGGTTCTCCAAGATGCTGGATATCTCCGCTATGAAGATCTGCCTTTAAGGGCTAAAGATGGCCACCTGATTAATGTAGAGGTGGTTAGCAATGCTTATGGGGTCAATGGCGAGCGTGTTATTCAATGTAATATTCGCGATATTACGGACCGAAAACTATTAGCAGCTGAGCGGCTTGAGTACCTGCACTCGGTCAATACTTCGATGGGTGAGATGGTAGAGGCATTATCGAATGTAATTGTTGCTCGCGATCCATATACCTCGGGTCATCAAAAACGGGTGGCAAGTTTGTCTGTAGCTATCGGAAATATGCTCAATATTCCTTGGCATTCCTTAGAGGGTGTCCGGATGGCAGCGTTATTGCATGACATCGGGAAAATATCGATACCTGCTGAAATACTGATTAAGTCAACTGCATTAAGCAATTTTGAGATAGCCATGCTACAAAATCATGCGCAGGCTGGATACGATATTCTCAAAAATATTCACTTTCCATGGAATATTGCCCAAACAGTGCTTCAGCATCATGAGAGACTGGATGGGAGCGGCTATCCCAATGGTCTTAAGGGGGACAGCATTTGTCAGGAAGCCAGAATTATTGGCGTAGCGGATACAGTCGAGGCGATGTCATCGGATCGGCCTTACCGCAAAGGCAAGGGTATCGATGTCGCACTAGAAGAAATCACTAAGGGCAGTGGTAAACAGTTTGATCCTGAGGTAGTAGCTGCTTGCATAAAGGTATTTAAAGAAGAGGACTACGTTTTCCCGTCCTTATCTATCTCCGATTAA
- a CDS encoding GGDEF domain-containing protein → MRALRWAWLMLATGICMMSVHRAGLILNIIQSEHYDLIDAVFSLPIAACLLLGVLGLNKLLLVLENEQLLIETLAQFDPLTNSYSRSQILYRISEEIQRCTRSQRSFSLLEVDIDHFKRVNDKFGHPVGDEILIGLVRHLKEVLRSGDSLGRIGGEEFLILLPETDSQGAAQLAERLRAHIESTVNQTAASGPIKITISIGIATFETKNSLNTPRGIILNEIVGKADIAMYEAKNQGRNRIAIYKDSQNRASSS, encoded by the coding sequence ATGAGGGCCTTACGTTGGGCTTGGCTAATGCTTGCAACTGGCATTTGCATGATGTCAGTCCATAGGGCAGGGTTAATCCTCAATATTATTCAGTCTGAACACTATGATTTAATCGATGCAGTCTTTTCTTTACCAATAGCAGCATGCTTGCTCTTGGGAGTTTTAGGATTAAATAAGTTGCTATTAGTGCTAGAAAATGAGCAGTTACTCATAGAAACATTGGCCCAATTCGATCCATTAACCAATAGCTATAGTCGAAGCCAGATTTTGTATCGCATCAGCGAAGAAATTCAGCGCTGCACTAGAAGTCAACGTAGCTTCTCTTTATTGGAAGTGGACATTGACCACTTCAAACGTGTAAATGATAAATTTGGTCACCCTGTTGGTGATGAAATATTAATCGGCTTGGTAAGGCACCTGAAGGAAGTGCTTCGCAGCGGAGACTCCCTAGGTCGCATCGGTGGTGAGGAATTTTTAATTCTATTGCCCGAAACCGATAGTCAAGGAGCTGCTCAACTCGCAGAGCGACTGCGAGCGCACATCGAGAGCACGGTCAATCAAACTGCAGCTTCGGGACCAATTAAGATCACGATTAGTATTGGCATTGCTACCTTTGAAACAAAGAATTCTTTAAATACTCCGCGCGGGATTATTTTGAATGAGATTGTTGGAAAGGCAGATATAGCAATGTATGAAGCAAAAAATCAGGGGCGAAACCGAATTGCAATCTACAAAGACTCTCAGAATCGCGCCAGCTCCTCGTAA
- a CDS encoding RNB domain-containing ribonuclease gives MSKHQQYDRSDLARIAAIVMEEKGLEPSFSKEVHDQLDLIVSPGQDLDPSIQDLSDLLWCSLDNDDSKDLDQLTVCSDAGNGNHKIYIAIADVDALIKKDTPIDDHAKHNTASVYTSARIFPMLPEKLSTNLTSLNFNEIRLALVTEIVVGSKGEILGSTIYRAKVCNKAKLAYDAVSAWIEGKGEMPAAMADVPGMDLQIKIQDEIAQRLRLKRQRAGSLQLEIFQPKAVFEGDRVIGIAEQEHNRGRQLIEEFMIATNGSTARFLLKKGIPSLRRVVRSPDRWLRIVELAKQYGEVLPNEASSRALSEFLAKRHQADPLRFPDLSLVVVKLMGPGEYVLEQPGATPIGHFGLAVQDYMHSTAPNRRYPDLITLRMLKSAINNEPNAYETQELYALALHCTTQEDAIRKVERRMRKSEAALFLEPFIGKDFNGVITGVTPNYGWVRIFNPPAEGMLVKLPRDAFIGNKVRVKLTSTNVEMGHINFMLIA, from the coding sequence ATGTCGAAACATCAGCAATACGACCGCTCCGATTTAGCCAGAATTGCCGCCATCGTCATGGAAGAAAAAGGGCTTGAGCCTAGTTTTTCTAAAGAGGTTCATGATCAACTGGATTTAATTGTTTCACCTGGACAGGATTTAGACCCCTCCATTCAAGATCTTTCAGACCTTTTATGGTGCTCTCTCGATAATGATGATTCAAAAGATTTAGATCAGTTAACAGTATGCAGCGATGCAGGAAATGGCAATCATAAAATTTACATCGCCATTGCCGATGTCGATGCGCTCATCAAAAAAGATACTCCGATTGATGATCATGCTAAACACAATACAGCCTCGGTTTACACGTCCGCACGGATTTTCCCGATGCTGCCAGAAAAACTCTCTACTAACCTGACCTCCCTCAATTTTAATGAAATCAGGTTAGCTTTAGTTACCGAGATTGTTGTGGGTAGTAAAGGAGAAATTCTGGGCTCCACAATTTATAGAGCAAAAGTATGCAATAAAGCGAAGTTAGCTTATGACGCCGTATCAGCCTGGATCGAAGGCAAGGGTGAAATGCCAGCCGCCATGGCTGATGTACCTGGCATGGATCTGCAAATCAAAATTCAAGACGAAATTGCACAACGATTACGCCTGAAACGGCAACGAGCTGGATCATTACAACTAGAGATATTTCAACCGAAAGCCGTATTTGAGGGTGATCGGGTGATTGGCATTGCCGAACAAGAACATAACCGAGGAAGGCAGCTCATTGAAGAGTTCATGATTGCAACCAATGGATCTACTGCCCGCTTTCTACTCAAAAAAGGTATTCCCTCTCTACGTAGGGTGGTTCGCAGTCCAGACCGATGGTTACGCATTGTTGAGCTAGCCAAGCAATATGGAGAGGTATTGCCCAATGAAGCAAGCTCCAGAGCCCTCTCAGAATTTTTAGCCAAACGCCACCAAGCAGACCCTCTGCGCTTTCCTGACCTATCCTTAGTCGTTGTGAAACTCATGGGGCCCGGAGAATACGTATTAGAGCAACCGGGAGCCACTCCAATTGGTCACTTTGGATTAGCGGTGCAAGATTATATGCACTCCACCGCGCCCAATCGACGGTACCCCGATTTAATTACTTTACGTATGCTCAAGAGTGCCATTAATAATGAGCCTAACGCATATGAAACTCAGGAACTCTATGCACTAGCGCTTCACTGCACTACACAGGAAGATGCCATCCGTAAAGTGGAGCGCAGAATGCGTAAATCAGAAGCAGCCCTATTCCTAGAACCTTTCATCGGTAAGGATTTCAATGGCGTTATTACTGGTGTGACTCCGAACTATGGATGGGTCAGGATTTTTAATCCACCCGCCGAAGGCATGCTGGTGAAGCTTCCTCGTGATGCATTTATCGGCAATAAGGTCCGGGTAAAACTAACGTCAACCAATGTTGAAATGGGGCACATCAACTTTATGCTAATTGCTTAA
- a CDS encoding PAS domain S-box protein: MPRDNHKASLSPCFLDQEAIEHVATRQLAAIVDDSDDAIISTDLDGVITSWNFGALQIFGYRANEAIGQSMNILIPPESRNEEISILKRIKAGERVSHFETVRIGKDDTHINVSVTVSPICNSKGEVVGASQIARDITQQILDKNRLKLLEICLNHTNDVVMVTEGEPISFPGPRTIYVNDAFERMTGYSREEIIGSSPRLLQGLKSDPATMHLVHEALINWKPIKVEMLNYTKSGQEFWVELSITPVADERGWFTHWVSVQRNITEKVRLGDELKALALFDPLSKLANRRLLEDHLSQALTVNRRNSLYGALIYIDLDHFKSSNDQHGHEFGDLCLIEAAKRITACVREMDTVSRIGGDEFAVLLSPLGKDESAAKKDALMVCEKIRIALGKPFIFERQDVSGKSSIDHQGSASIGLSMFAGHELSNEIIQTADSAMYDAKHAGGNKVQLYQAQN, translated from the coding sequence ATGCCTAGAGACAATCACAAAGCCTCCTTATCTCCATGCTTTTTAGACCAGGAAGCTATAGAGCATGTTGCGACACGTCAATTGGCCGCTATAGTCGATGATTCTGATGACGCTATTATTAGTACAGATTTAGATGGAGTCATCACGAGCTGGAATTTTGGGGCTCTACAAATCTTTGGTTATAGAGCGAATGAGGCTATCGGACAGTCAATGAATATCCTCATTCCACCTGAATCTAGAAATGAGGAAATTTCGATTCTCAAAAGGATCAAGGCAGGTGAACGCGTTAGTCATTTTGAAACGGTCCGTATAGGTAAGGACGATACGCATATCAATGTCTCAGTGACAGTATCTCCGATATGCAATTCCAAGGGTGAAGTGGTAGGCGCCTCTCAAATCGCCCGAGATATTACTCAGCAAATACTAGATAAAAATCGCTTAAAGCTTTTAGAAATTTGCCTCAACCATACGAATGATGTGGTGATGGTGACAGAGGGCGAGCCTATTAGCTTTCCGGGGCCACGCACAATCTATGTAAATGATGCTTTTGAGAGAATGACTGGATATAGTCGTGAAGAAATCATCGGCAGCTCACCGCGTCTTCTTCAAGGGCTCAAGTCAGATCCTGCGACTATGCATCTTGTTCATGAGGCATTAATTAACTGGAAGCCTATTAAAGTCGAGATGCTTAATTACACAAAGTCTGGTCAAGAATTTTGGGTGGAGCTCAGCATTACGCCTGTTGCTGATGAGCGGGGATGGTTTACTCACTGGGTTTCAGTGCAGCGTAATATTACTGAGAAAGTGCGTTTAGGTGATGAGCTCAAGGCGCTCGCATTATTCGATCCACTATCCAAGTTGGCTAACCGGCGTCTCTTAGAAGATCATCTTAGTCAAGCCCTGACTGTAAATCGTAGAAATTCGCTCTATGGCGCATTGATTTATATTGATTTAGATCATTTCAAGTCTTCAAATGATCAACATGGACATGAGTTTGGAGATCTATGTCTGATAGAAGCAGCGAAACGAATCACTGCTTGCGTGCGGGAGATGGATACCGTATCCCGTATTGGGGGAGATGAGTTTGCAGTTCTATTGTCACCTCTTGGAAAAGATGAGTCTGCTGCAAAAAAAGATGCATTAATGGTCTGTGAAAAAATCCGTATTGCTCTGGGCAAGCCTTTTATCTTCGAGAGGCAAGATGTATCAGGCAAAAGCTCCATTGACCACCAAGGATCAGCAAGTATCGGTTTGTCGATGTTTGCAGGGCATGAGTTATCGAATGAAATCATTCAAACCGCTGACAGTGCAATGTATGACGCTAAACATGCTGGTGGCAATAAGGTGCAACTTTACCAAGCTCAAAATTAA
- a CDS encoding TerC family protein, whose protein sequence is MFDQLRRINRTTMEFNWLNLDMLFAFITLTALEVALGIDNIIFISVLANRLPKELRSRARRFGLLFALATRIGLLLSLSWVISLNFPLFTVFHNEISGRKLILFCGGLFLLWKAAREIYLEVEAPETLSKSTKQLEVANITQAQKRRLLWGAILQIGMLDMIFSLDSVITAVGLVNQIGVMISAILASIVIMLLAAKTIGDFVSRHPSIKLLALSFLIVVGVVLISEGMDVVIPRSYVYFAMAFSLLVELLAIRSKTKKQTQFTD, encoded by the coding sequence ATGTTCGACCAACTAAGAAGAATCAACCGTACTACTATGGAATTTAACTGGCTTAATCTAGATATGCTTTTTGCGTTTATCACGCTCACTGCCCTTGAGGTAGCGCTGGGGATAGACAATATTATTTTTATCAGCGTGCTTGCAAATCGACTTCCAAAAGAACTGAGAAGTCGTGCCAGACGGTTTGGTCTACTCTTTGCACTTGCTACCAGGATAGGACTGCTACTCAGCCTTTCCTGGGTAATTTCTCTCAATTTCCCGCTTTTTACCGTCTTTCACAATGAAATTTCTGGAAGAAAACTAATTCTATTTTGTGGCGGCCTATTTTTGCTCTGGAAAGCAGCCCGAGAAATTTATCTCGAAGTTGAAGCTCCAGAAACATTATCCAAATCTACCAAGCAGCTAGAGGTTGCCAATATTACACAAGCTCAAAAACGTCGTCTTCTTTGGGGAGCCATACTGCAGATAGGCATGCTTGATATGATTTTCTCGCTCGATAGCGTCATAACAGCTGTAGGTTTAGTCAATCAAATTGGAGTTATGATTTCAGCAATTTTGGCGTCAATCGTCATCATGCTGTTGGCAGCCAAAACGATAGGTGATTTCGTAAGCCGTCACCCTTCTATTAAATTGCTAGCACTGTCATTTCTAATCGTTGTTGGGGTAGTACTCATCTCCGAAGGAATGGATGTAGTAATACCCCGCTCTTACGTATATTTTGCAATGGCCTTCTCGTTGCTAGTAGAGCTACTGGCAATCAGGTCAAAAACAAAGAAACAAACCCAGTTTACCGATTAA
- a CDS encoding universal stress protein, with protein MFKNILVPINGDSLTKAEVRMAIKLAKDDGAKITIAYVSNPIIPYSSSEIQSVLAISPIEYRKYCEAFANKLFVKAKKLIGSQLEVGEVHIYHPNASDGIIEAAKKSKADVIAMASHKRDGIKGLFLRSEAHEVILHSKVPVLILN; from the coding sequence ATGTTTAAAAATATTTTAGTTCCAATCAACGGAGATTCTCTTACAAAAGCAGAGGTAAGGATGGCGATTAAGCTGGCTAAAGATGATGGGGCCAAAATTACGATTGCTTATGTTTCTAACCCCATCATTCCATATTCTTCTTCAGAAATTCAATCGGTCTTGGCAATATCTCCAATTGAGTATAGAAAATACTGTGAGGCTTTTGCCAATAAGCTTTTTGTAAAAGCGAAAAAATTGATTGGCAGTCAGCTCGAGGTTGGTGAGGTGCATATTTATCACCCTAATGCTTCAGATGGGATTATTGAGGCTGCGAAAAAATCTAAGGCTGACGTGATCGCCATGGCCTCTCATAAAAGAGACGGAATCAAAGGGCTCTTTTTGAGAAGCGAAGCTCATGAGGTTATTTTGCATAGCAAAGTACCGGTTTTGATTCTAAATTAA
- a CDS encoding heavy-metal-associated domain-containing protein, translating into MATINLDVQGISSASCIEVIKKALSPLSDIQSIHVDWESGHVQIARSIDQSEDLIHFINQQGYRASLNLDES; encoded by the coding sequence ATGGCAACAATTAATTTAGATGTGCAGGGTATCTCATCGGCATCCTGTATTGAGGTGATCAAAAAAGCACTAAGTCCATTAAGTGATATCCAGAGCATTCACGTAGACTGGGAATCTGGGCATGTGCAGATTGCAAGATCGATTGATCAGTCAGAAGATCTCATTCACTTCATTAATCAGCAGGGTTATCGAGCCAGCCTCAATTTGGATGAGTCTTAA